In one Gammaproteobacteria bacterium genomic region, the following are encoded:
- a CDS encoding tandem-95 repeat protein: VVTLSAPTNASLGTNTAHSYTITDNDAAPMVEFASKKSNGLESLSAKSLTVNLSAVSAQTVTVKYVVSGTATGLGTDYNLANGTLTFTAGKTSKTIIISSIIDDDLDETDETVVVTLSAPTNASLGTNTAHSYTITDNDTTAIALTIQADEKTKIVGDADPNLSYQLISGSLEDGDALTGSLSRAAGETAGSYVISQGSVQADAKYLITYISAALIIAPANNAPIIAGSPAITVKENSAYSFTPTVTDADANDSKTFSIINKPSWASFNPVTGALIGTPTSNYVGITSGIVISVKDNSNASASLPSFNLEVTSVNEAPIANNISVEVAEDNEIAITLEGSDADNDQLTFVITQQPAHGSLSLSSTSDATWLYQADENYHGSDEFYYQAKDTGLNSDSALVSINITPVNDQPLAENDNVTVEYNDNGNYALDVLVNDSDIDGDTLSIVSASVNIGLVEVENNQLTYKYNGAIEGEVELSYLIDDGSGSENSRAKAAVKLLITDADNTQLPIITLPADIEYNATALFTKIDLGIATAIDKNGQIVPVSLVDGISMFKPGNSLVYWKAVDENGLEQTATQKVKLRPLITIDKDAVAAEGQHYNVGVYLNGTAPDYPVVIPYTVSGSADENDHLLTSGELVITQGTEGVIEIETLVDNLDESTETVIITLGGDKNYGEKSQFTLTITEENIAPELSYSVRQNDEQRLLVEANSADVVIQSMITDANTSDSHTYLWESHDGLLNDIDINEDSFTFATSELAQGIYQVTLTVTDDGVPMESTSTIIYLEVTAALPTLTDNDSDGDLIPDNIEGFSDTDLDGIPDYLDSINPCNVMPEQVTDPRLFLVEGESGVCLRKGLTVANNESGGIQLQDTEVVTDQDAKNVGGLFDFAAYGLPLAGQSYNLVLPQRLPIPEGAIYRKYTETNGWVDFFVDDKNYYSSSPGVLGFCPPPLDATWVKGLAHGDWCVQVTIEDGGPNDDDGEANNTIVDPGGVAVTLSENHQPSITSRQLTLTWNTSISIDVLSDSTDIDGDLLTISSANVDFGEVLIEGEKLFYTPADSFVGTALILFGVKDNHGGTAYGTVEIQVTANQAAPVENETTELTINTKGGGFSYFILLLSGLALVFRHIHRKKSRAV, encoded by the coding sequence GTCGTTACTTTATCAGCACCGACTAATGCATCTCTTGGCACTAATACCGCCCATAGCTATACCATTACTGATAATGACGCTGCGCCAATGGTGGAATTTGCTTCGAAAAAATCAAATGGTTTAGAGTCGCTAAGTGCTAAAAGCCTAACTGTAAATTTATCAGCTGTTTCAGCGCAAACAGTGACCGTCAAATATGTAGTATCGGGCACTGCGACAGGGTTAGGCACCGACTATAACTTGGCAAATGGCACGTTAACCTTTACCGCGGGGAAAACCTCTAAAACCATCATCATTAGTTCTATTATTGATGATGATTTAGATGAAACCGACGAAACGGTAGTCGTTACTTTATCAGCACCGACTAATGCATCTCTTGGCACTAATACCGCCCATAGCTATACCATTACTGATAATGATACGACGGCTATAGCGCTTACGATACAAGCCGATGAAAAAACAAAAATAGTTGGTGATGCTGATCCTAACTTAAGCTATCAACTGATCTCAGGCAGCTTAGAGGATGGCGATGCGTTAACAGGCAGCCTCAGTCGAGCGGCCGGTGAAACAGCTGGTTCTTATGTGATAAGCCAAGGGAGCGTACAGGCAGATGCTAAATATTTAATCACTTATATCTCAGCTGCGTTAATTATTGCACCAGCAAATAATGCGCCAATTATTGCTGGCAGCCCTGCAATAACAGTTAAAGAGAATAGCGCTTATAGCTTCACTCCGACAGTGACAGATGCTGATGCCAACGATAGTAAAACATTCTCTATTATCAATAAACCAAGTTGGGCATCATTTAATCCGGTTACTGGGGCATTAATTGGCACGCCAACCAGCAACTATGTTGGTATCACTAGTGGCATTGTTATCTCGGTAAAAGATAACAGTAATGCGTCAGCGAGCTTGCCTAGCTTTAATCTAGAGGTGACCAGTGTCAATGAAGCGCCGATTGCTAATAATATTAGCGTTGAGGTCGCAGAAGATAATGAAATAGCGATCACACTTGAAGGTAGCGATGCTGATAACGATCAATTAACCTTTGTCATCACACAGCAGCCGGCACACGGTAGCTTGTCATTATCGAGTACAAGTGATGCAACATGGCTCTATCAAGCTGATGAAAACTATCACGGCAGTGATGAATTTTATTATCAAGCCAAAGATACAGGCTTAAATTCAGACTCAGCACTCGTTAGCATTAACATTACGCCGGTCAATGACCAGCCATTGGCTGAAAATGATAATGTGACCGTTGAATATAACGACAATGGTAATTACGCCCTTGATGTCTTGGTCAACGACAGTGACATTGACGGTGATACGCTATCAATTGTGAGTGCCAGCGTTAATATTGGGTTAGTTGAGGTTGAGAATAATCAATTGACTTACAAATATAATGGCGCGATTGAAGGGGAAGTTGAGCTTAGTTACTTAATTGACGATGGTTCAGGCTCAGAGAATAGTCGTGCTAAGGCAGCTGTAAAATTATTGATTACAGACGCTGATAATACGCAGTTACCTATTATCACTTTACCCGCTGATATTGAATATAATGCTACCGCATTATTTACCAAAATAGACCTTGGTATCGCAACGGCAATTGATAAAAATGGTCAAATAGTACCGGTATCTTTGGTCGATGGGATCAGTATGTTTAAACCCGGCAATAGTCTTGTTTATTGGAAGGCTGTTGATGAAAATGGTCTTGAGCAAACAGCGACCCAAAAAGTAAAACTACGACCACTCATTACTATTGATAAAGATGCAGTCGCAGCAGAAGGGCAGCATTATAACGTTGGGGTTTATCTCAATGGTACAGCACCAGACTACCCGGTTGTGATCCCTTATACGGTCAGTGGCAGTGCCGATGAAAACGATCACCTATTAACTTCCGGTGAGCTTGTTATCACTCAGGGTACTGAGGGTGTGATCGAAATTGAAACGCTGGTAGATAATCTAGATGAAAGCACCGAAACGGTTATTATTACGTTAGGCGGCGATAAAAACTATGGAGAAAAATCGCAATTTACTTTAACAATCACCGAAGAAAATATTGCGCCTGAGCTAAGTTACAGTGTACGGCAAAATGATGAGCAACGTTTATTGGTCGAGGCCAATAGTGCCGATGTTGTTATTCAATCAATGATTACAGATGCCAATACCAGCGACAGTCATACCTACTTATGGGAAAGCCACGATGGACTATTAAATGATATCGATATCAATGAGGATAGCTTTACCTTTGCTACATCTGAATTAGCTCAAGGCATTTATCAAGTGACACTAACGGTTACCGATGATGGCGTGCCGATGGAATCAACATCAACCATTATTTACTTAGAAGTTACCGCTGCGTTACCTACGTTGACTGATAATGATAGTGACGGCGATTTAATCCCTGATAATATCGAGGGTTTTAGTGATACTGATTTAGATGGTATTCCTGATTATCTTGACAGTATTAACCCATGTAATGTTATGCCTGAGCAAGTGACAGATCCGCGACTATTTTTAGTAGAAGGTGAATCGGGAGTTTGTTTACGTAAGGGCTTAACTGTTGCGAATAATGAAAGCGGCGGTATTCAACTGCAAGATACAGAGGTTGTTACAGACCAAGATGCTAAAAATGTTGGTGGTTTGTTTGACTTTGCTGCCTATGGTTTACCATTAGCAGGTCAGTCATATAACTTGGTATTACCGCAGCGTTTACCAATTCCTGAAGGTGCGATATACCGTAAATATACCGAAACTAATGGCTGGGTTGATTTCTTTGTTGATGATAAAAACTACTATTCATCAAGTCCAGGTGTGTTAGGTTTTTGTCCTCCGCCACTAGATGCAACGTGGGTCAAAGGTTTAGCGCATGGCGACTGGTGTGTGCAGGTTACTATTGAAGATGGTGGGCCAAACGATGATGATGGTGAGGCTAACAATACCATTGTAGACCCCGGTGGGGTTGCAGTAACGTTGAGCGAAAATCATCAGCCAAGTATTACTTCTCGACAATTAACCCTAACATGGAACACCAGCATTAGCATTGATGTGCTGAGCGATTCAACGGATATCGATGGCGACTTACTTACAATTAGCAGTGCCAATGTTGATTTTGGAGAGGTGCTAATTGAAGGCGAGAAATTGTTTTATACACCAGCAGATAGTTTCGTTGGCACAGCATTGATTCTCTTTGGAGTTAAAGATAATCATGGTGGTACAGCGTATGGAACGGTGGAAATTCAAGTGACTGCAAATCAAGCAGCCCCAGTGGAAAATGAAACAACAGAGCTGACGATTAATACCAAAGGAGGTGGTTTTAGTTATTTTATATTATTGCTTAGTGGTCTAGCTTTGGTGTTTCGTCATATCCACAGAAAAAAGAGTAGGGCCGTGTAG
- a CDS encoding PilW family protein has translation MIKYPTFKNNRQKNGFSLIELMIALLLTSVVIGSVFSTFFTAKQTDRLAQSLARLQESGRFSLNYLATEVRMAGYLGCSTATGTEFNVNAAKPPVGGVIDNEVIGYDATTSNWWQTTQYAVGGNLKLRSPKLGTDILNIKIATSIDSALTGNITQNNNNITTSGDISDFISKDDLVLISDCVNADLFAATNVTVSGVTTVVTHGVATTGNTSASLAHSYDEDTVLYQFDSISYFVADTGRDNAHGDPIYALYQANENFDDDTFNSQEIVEGVENMQILYGEKSANGDMNFAKASDIGIWADVTTIKIALMLTSNNSVRQSVDNNSYSLLDVNITGVSGSSINVHQNDKRLRQIFSSSIVLRNR, from the coding sequence ATGATAAAATACCCGACGTTTAAAAATAACCGACAAAAGAATGGTTTTAGTTTAATCGAGCTAATGATTGCGTTGTTGCTAACGTCAGTTGTCATCGGCAGTGTGTTTTCTACGTTTTTCACGGCTAAACAAACCGACCGTCTTGCTCAGTCTTTGGCAAGATTACAAGAGAGTGGCCGCTTTAGCCTTAATTATCTCGCGACAGAAGTGCGCATGGCAGGTTACCTTGGCTGCTCAACAGCGACAGGGACTGAATTTAACGTCAATGCGGCGAAACCTCCCGTTGGTGGCGTGATCGACAATGAAGTTATTGGTTACGATGCAACGACAAGCAATTGGTGGCAAACGACTCAATATGCAGTCGGTGGCAACCTTAAACTGCGCTCCCCAAAATTGGGGACCGATATACTCAACATTAAAATAGCGACCTCAATCGACAGTGCTTTAACCGGCAATATTACTCAAAATAATAACAATATTACCACCTCAGGTGATATCAGCGATTTTATCAGCAAAGATGATTTGGTGTTGATCTCGGACTGCGTCAATGCCGATCTTTTTGCTGCTACCAATGTCACTGTTTCGGGAGTAACAACGGTGGTGACTCATGGTGTTGCAACTACCGGAAATACTTCAGCATCATTGGCCCACAGTTACGATGAAGATACCGTGCTTTATCAGTTTGACTCAATTAGCTATTTTGTCGCCGATACCGGGCGCGACAATGCGCATGGCGATCCAATATACGCACTTTACCAAGCCAATGAAAATTTTGACGATGACACGTTTAACAGCCAAGAAATTGTCGAGGGGGTCGAGAATATGCAAATTCTTTATGGTGAGAAAAGTGCCAATGGCGACATGAATTTTGCGAAGGCCAGTGACATTGGCATTTGGGCTGATGTTACAACGATAAAAATCGCCTTAATGCTGACCAGTAACAATAGTGTGCGCCAATCGGTCGATAACAACAGTTATTCGTTATTAGATGTCAACATTACCGGCGTGTCAGGTTCGAGCATTAATGTTCATCAGAACGATAAACGGTTGCGACAAATATTCAGCAGCAGCATCGTATTAAGAAATAGGTAA
- a CDS encoding pilus assembly PilX N-terminal domain-containing protein has translation MINQRVSLKNQQGAALIVCLVVLLIITVIAASGINNASLQQNMAASIQQKNQTFQASESGIARLLNVIDGDSILLANALNSPTTTINYDNGLSSSAGNIITVTTEINYISTMATDFANSLNADENSTIISGHRFVITGEAWTDSGAKTHIEQGIEYD, from the coding sequence ATGATAAATCAACGCGTGTCATTAAAAAATCAACAAGGGGCTGCGCTTATCGTTTGCTTAGTTGTATTACTCATTATTACCGTAATTGCAGCATCTGGGATCAATAATGCTTCGTTACAGCAAAACATGGCGGCAAGCATTCAACAAAAAAATCAAACATTTCAAGCCAGCGAAAGTGGTATAGCACGCTTGCTTAACGTCATTGATGGCGACTCAATATTATTAGCCAACGCATTAAATTCGCCAACCACAACCATCAATTACGACAATGGTCTCAGCAGCAGTGCCGGCAATATTATCACGGTAACAACCGAGATAAATTATATATCAACCATGGCGACCGATTTTGCCAACTCGCTTAATGCCGATGAAAACTCCACCATCATATCTGGCCATCGCTTTGTCATTACCGGTGAAGCATGGACGGATTCAGGCGCAAAAACCCACATTGAACAGGGCATAGAATATGATTAA
- a CDS encoding aldo/keto reductase: protein MKTIPLSSSLSEVSTLVYGCMGFGGGWGPEPVTKKHVLAAHDAVEQALLSGINIFDHADIYTLGKAELTFGQVLKERPELREKIYLQSKCSIRFEDSQGPGRYDMSKDWITSSVEGTLKRLNVEYLDMLLLHRPDPLMAADEVAEALHQLKAAGKVRHFGVSNMHSHQMNFLQSALDQPLVANQIEMSLSQLDWLEQGVLAGNPQGKDVNFDPALLDYCRKNNVQLQAWGSLCGGLFTGVDTANKPAHVQQTAALVTTLSQHYNVSKEAIVIAWLAMHPANIQPIIGTTDVARIKNCGEGAKLTLSREHWYALYVSSRGQALP from the coding sequence ATGAAAACTATTCCATTATCTTCTTCGTTGAGTGAGGTGAGCACACTCGTTTATGGCTGCATGGGTTTTGGCGGCGGATGGGGACCAGAGCCAGTCACTAAAAAGCATGTTCTAGCTGCACATGACGCAGTTGAGCAGGCGCTCTTAAGTGGAATTAATATTTTTGACCACGCTGACATTTATACGTTGGGCAAGGCCGAGTTAACGTTTGGGCAGGTACTTAAAGAGCGACCAGAATTACGCGAAAAAATTTATCTTCAGTCAAAATGCTCGATTCGGTTCGAAGACTCACAAGGCCCAGGTCGTTATGACATGTCTAAAGACTGGATTACCTCATCGGTAGAAGGCACGTTGAAGCGTCTTAATGTTGAATACTTGGACATGCTGTTGCTACATCGCCCTGATCCATTAATGGCAGCTGACGAAGTAGCTGAAGCACTGCACCAGCTCAAAGCGGCAGGGAAAGTACGCCACTTTGGTGTGTCTAACATGCACAGTCATCAAATGAACTTTTTGCAATCAGCACTAGACCAGCCGCTGGTGGCCAATCAAATTGAAATGAGCCTGTCGCAGTTAGATTGGTTAGAACAAGGCGTGTTGGCAGGTAACCCACAAGGTAAAGACGTTAACTTTGACCCCGCTTTATTAGATTATTGTCGTAAAAACAACGTGCAACTACAAGCTTGGGGAAGTTTATGTGGCGGGCTATTCACCGGAGTAGACACTGCTAACAAGCCGGCACATGTGCAACAAACAGCGGCACTGGTCACGACATTGAGCCAGCACTACAACGTGAGTAAAGAAGCGATAGTCATTGCGTGGTTAGCGATGCATCCTGCCAATATTCAGCCAATTATTGGTACCACAGATGTCGCACGTATTAAAAATTGTGGCGAAGGGGCCAAGTTAACCTTAAGCCGTGAACACTGGTATGCGCTTTATGTGAGTTCACGCGGTCAAGCATTGCCTTAA
- the pilV gene encoding type IV pilus modification protein PilV, which yields MQLTKSQRCGYPPYRKSSGFSLLEVLIAVSILAVAMLGIAAMQLMSLKDNRDAYFRSQAVLLTQDMAERMRSNDTQLSAYDGIDTSNSYSQTSCSPCTPAQIVNMDKFEWSQKIKTTTNTTGLIPTGKGTVTQSAGIYTIEVSWQSESATASTFSINLVI from the coding sequence ATGCAGTTAACAAAAAGCCAGCGCTGTGGTTACCCACCCTATCGAAAATCTTCAGGTTTTAGTCTGTTAGAGGTATTAATCGCCGTTTCTATTTTAGCGGTTGCAATGCTAGGGATTGCAGCAATGCAATTGATGAGCTTAAAAGACAACCGTGATGCCTATTTCCGCTCTCAAGCTGTATTGCTAACTCAAGATATGGCAGAGCGCATGCGCAGTAATGACACGCAATTATCAGCTTATGACGGCATCGACACCAGTAACAGCTATAGCCAAACCTCGTGTTCACCTTGCACGCCAGCGCAAATAGTCAACATGGATAAATTCGAATGGAGCCAGAAGATTAAAACAACAACCAACACCACCGGCTTAATTCCTACGGGCAAAGGCACTGTGACGCAATCGGCGGGTATTTATACCATAGAAGTAAGCTGGCAAAGCGAAAGTGCCACCGCAAGTACCTTTAGTATTAATCTGGTGATATAG
- a CDS encoding type IV pilin protein has product MKNSKQTGFSLIELMVVVAIIGILTMLVYPNYQSSVIKTNRSQAKVALEGLAAAMERYYSENSSYAGANFSSAGGSITVSNHVPKDGTDKYYVLSITSATAQAFSLKATAQAGTPQANNGNLTLGSTGARTWGEKSSWQD; this is encoded by the coding sequence ATGAAAAACTCAAAACAAACGGGCTTTAGCCTGATTGAATTAATGGTGGTTGTCGCTATTATTGGGATATTAACCATGCTGGTTTACCCCAATTATCAAAGCTCGGTAATTAAAACCAACCGTTCGCAAGCGAAAGTTGCGTTAGAGGGCTTAGCAGCGGCCATGGAACGCTATTACTCTGAAAACAGCAGTTATGCCGGCGCGAATTTCTCCTCAGCTGGCGGCAGCATTACCGTGTCAAACCACGTCCCAAAAGACGGCACGGACAAATATTATGTACTGAGTATTACCAGTGCCACAGCCCAAGCTTTTTCCCTTAAAGCCACGGCGCAAGCTGGCACGCCACAGGCAAACAATGGTAACTTAACGCTCGGTAGTACCGGCGCTAGAACTTGGGGCGAAAAATCGAGCTGGCAGGACTAG
- a CDS encoding VWA domain-containing protein produces the protein MSKLQPKVSCFVLGLLLPTLALFPAQADDTEVLFSTGTIPNVLFILDSSGSMGIIDYGKDSSRMRQMQDAMIELIDSSENINVGLMQFSGSSSSVIYPFANIDSTVPAHTINGVARIISDYTDDSVEYSNGYIQSLSANSISSTNDNIIGLRFTDITIPKDHSITSAYLQLKAKENETHNAKATITGQNAGNTSTFERVYYNISSRSSTSQSVEWTFGHWSKNSWYNSPDITSIISAITSHADWESGNSLVLKLTNTQGNRTAYSKKDEYPAMLVIETAPITIEEQTAGDAMISVIDKIHARGGTPTVNALYEGVRYLTGSTVDIGLSRGYNQYARVSHANSYINNSVATPANCLSYHPNGYNCRNETISTSGTAPTYISPISQTCDADNNYVILLTDGYPSSSAPEQTAIESLTGGTCSGSNGKQCGTTLAQFIRTGDLRPDLATTVDSGKLYTIGFNHADTWLESLASADNGGGDYYTASSTEGLLSAFNTIISSILDVNTSFSSAGISVSSFNRLNHDNELYFSLFKPSKQVQWDGNLKRYELNGSGKVVDSTGAVAVDDATGLFEANSISFWSTIADGDEVKDGGVASKFEGALRNVYTNLGNGLLSDTSNHVVTTNSLLTNTMLGLPSAASSDDLNKVINFLRGLDDDNDVSYQMYDPLHSVPFSVSYNTINTSTTTEENVVFVGDNQGLLHAIDTSNGEELWAFIPKELLANQKTLYDNGEHSTLGHIYGLDGDITGALIDDKKYLYVGMRRGGRSYYALDITDKNAPRLVWKISSDLDDFTELGQSWSKPIKTKIAIGSNTKDVLIFAGGYDKAQDTKLIRSDDTMGRAIYIVDAATGARLWWGSGSAIQDGSGNLATETMAKMNYSFASDIKVIDVDNDQLADQMYIGDVGGQLWRFDITNGNSASNLIKGDVIADLNSDTAATNRRFYHAPDVSMFDESTLAIAIGTGFHASPLSTTIEDNFYLIKTPLTTPTTHSDLLHDPLNLMDITSSDTNGAFTAIDRTVLATKNGWYLDLASNLGEKVLSSSTTANQEIWFTTFEPDPQTVDCVVTPGISRLYRINYYDGSPVEEGAVDGQSCSDHGVSCSVTDRYANLKTASLPADPIIVKVNGNKLVVVGKEVTQYDTVDTTTMFWTDKE, from the coding sequence ATGAGTAAGTTACAACCTAAAGTTTCGTGTTTTGTATTGGGCTTATTATTACCTACTCTTGCGTTATTCCCAGCACAAGCTGACGATACTGAAGTGTTATTTTCGACGGGCACTATCCCCAATGTTTTGTTTATATTAGACAGCTCGGGCTCAATGGGCATCATCGATTATGGCAAAGACTCATCTCGAATGAGGCAAATGCAGGACGCTATGATTGAACTAATTGATTCGTCTGAAAATATCAACGTTGGGCTGATGCAATTTAGCGGCTCCAGCAGCAGTGTCATTTACCCCTTTGCCAACATCGACTCAACCGTGCCAGCCCATACCATTAACGGCGTGGCACGAATAATCAGCGACTACACGGATGACTCAGTTGAATACTCAAATGGTTATATTCAGAGTTTAAGCGCGAACAGCATTTCAAGCACCAATGATAATATCATCGGCTTGCGCTTTACTGATATCACCATTCCCAAAGACCATAGTATTACATCGGCGTATTTACAGTTAAAAGCCAAAGAAAATGAGACACACAACGCTAAGGCAACAATCACGGGACAAAACGCTGGCAATACCAGTACATTCGAGCGGGTCTATTACAACATTAGCAGCCGCTCCTCAACCAGTCAGTCGGTAGAGTGGACGTTTGGCCACTGGTCGAAAAATTCATGGTATAACTCACCCGACATCACATCGATTATTAGTGCCATTACCTCCCATGCAGATTGGGAAAGTGGTAATAGTCTGGTTTTAAAATTAACCAACACTCAGGGCAACAGAACGGCGTATAGCAAGAAGGATGAATATCCTGCGATGTTAGTGATTGAAACAGCGCCCATTACCATTGAAGAGCAAACAGCTGGCGATGCCATGATTTCAGTGATCGATAAAATTCATGCCAGAGGCGGTACCCCTACGGTTAATGCATTGTATGAAGGGGTTCGTTACCTGACCGGTTCAACGGTCGATATTGGGTTGAGCCGGGGCTATAATCAATACGCCAGAGTGTCGCACGCTAATTCGTACATCAATAACAGCGTTGCTACTCCTGCAAACTGTCTTAGTTATCACCCTAACGGTTACAACTGCAGAAACGAAACCATCTCTACCAGCGGCACCGCTCCCACCTACATATCACCCATTAGTCAGACCTGTGACGCTGATAATAATTATGTAATTTTGTTAACTGACGGTTATCCATCAAGTTCGGCTCCTGAACAAACGGCCATCGAATCGTTGACCGGTGGCACTTGCTCCGGCAGTAACGGAAAACAATGTGGTACAACACTCGCTCAATTTATTCGTACCGGTGATTTACGCCCCGATTTAGCAACCACGGTTGATAGCGGTAAGTTATATACCATCGGGTTTAATCACGCGGATACTTGGCTTGAAAGCTTGGCAAGTGCGGACAATGGTGGTGGTGATTATTATACCGCCAGCTCAACAGAAGGGTTACTTAGTGCCTTTAATACTATTATTTCAAGTATCTTAGATGTAAATACTTCGTTTTCATCCGCCGGTATTTCGGTGAGCAGCTTTAATCGATTAAACCACGATAATGAGTTATATTTTTCATTATTTAAGCCAAGCAAGCAGGTGCAATGGGACGGTAACTTAAAGCGTTACGAATTAAATGGTTCTGGAAAGGTGGTCGATTCTACAGGGGCTGTAGCCGTTGACGACGCGACAGGCCTGTTCGAAGCCAACTCGATAAGCTTTTGGTCGACAATTGCCGACGGCGATGAGGTTAAAGATGGTGGTGTAGCCAGCAAATTTGAAGGCGCATTGCGTAATGTTTATACCAACTTAGGCAACGGTTTATTAAGTGATACTAGTAATCATGTTGTGACAACCAATAGCTTGTTAACCAATACCATGTTGGGCTTGCCAAGCGCCGCCAGCAGTGATGACTTAAACAAGGTCATTAATTTTTTACGCGGACTTGATGACGATAACGATGTTAGCTACCAAATGTATGACCCGCTGCATTCTGTCCCTTTTTCTGTTTCTTATAACACCATCAACACAAGCACCACGACTGAAGAAAATGTTGTGTTTGTCGGCGACAATCAAGGCTTGCTCCATGCTATCGATACCAGCAACGGTGAAGAACTCTGGGCCTTTATTCCTAAAGAGCTGTTAGCAAACCAGAAAACCCTTTACGACAACGGTGAACACTCGACTTTAGGCCACATTTATGGACTGGATGGTGATATAACTGGTGCATTAATCGATGATAAAAAGTATCTCTATGTCGGCATGCGCCGTGGTGGCCGCAGCTATTATGCCCTTGACATCACTGACAAAAATGCGCCGAGACTTGTTTGGAAAATTAGCAGTGACTTGGATGATTTTACAGAGCTTGGACAAAGCTGGTCTAAACCGATAAAAACAAAAATAGCAATCGGCAGTAACACCAAAGATGTGCTTATTTTTGCCGGCGGTTATGACAAAGCCCAAGATACTAAGCTTATTCGCTCTGATGACACCATGGGGCGCGCTATTTATATTGTCGATGCTGCCACTGGCGCTAGATTATGGTGGGGTAGCGGATCTGCAATTCAAGATGGTTCTGGTAATTTAGCCACTGAAACGATGGCGAAAATGAATTACAGCTTTGCATCTGACATCAAGGTAATTGATGTTGATAATGACCAGCTTGCTGACCAAATGTACATTGGTGATGTTGGCGGCCAATTGTGGCGATTTGATATCACCAATGGCAATAGCGCATCTAACTTAATTAAGGGCGATGTCATTGCCGATCTTAACAGTGATACCGCTGCGACAAATCGCCGCTTTTACCATGCGCCCGATGTCTCAATGTTTGACGAATCGACCTTAGCGATTGCCATTGGCACAGGGTTTCATGCAAGCCCGTTGAGTACAACGATTGAAGATAATTTTTATTTAATAAAAACCCCACTGACCACACCAACGACGCACAGCGACTTACTGCATGACCCGTTGAATTTAATGGACATTACCAGTAGCGATACCAATGGCGCCTTTACCGCCATTGACCGCACTGTTTTAGCGACAAAAAATGGCTGGTATCTTGATTTAGCATCAAACCTCGGTGAAAAAGTGCTCTCGTCGAGTACCACCGCCAATCAAGAAATTTGGTTTACTACCTTCGAGCCAGATCCTCAGACTGTCGATTGTGTCGTTACTCCAGGAATATCGCGGCTTTATCGCATCAATTACTATGACGGTTCCCCCGTTGAAGAAGGCGCGGTCGACGGACAATCATGCAGTGACCATGGTGTTTCTTGCTCGGTTACCGATCGCTACGCTAATTTAAAAACCGCCTCTTTACCCGCGGATCCGATCATCGTTAAAGTTAACGGTAACAAGCTCGTTGTCGTCGGTAAAGAAGTGACTCAATATGACACGGTTGATACTACAACCATGTTCTGGACCGACAAGGAATAA
- a CDS encoding type II transport protein GspH: MFSINTSLVRTTGLLMRRKNAIKKSAGLTLIELLVTIAIMGIAMSIGVPSLNTMVKDNGLSTTYNQMVGLTAYARMHASKRHGENITLCKSVNGTSCSNASSGFKLIVFTDAGTMGSIDGTDVLLKQVAINDTKIKLDFSGFNNHRIVFLASGKPEKTGSIMVCDDRSSHIHGLVMNMSGQIRKATAAESSCS, encoded by the coding sequence ATGTTCAGTATTAACACCTCTTTAGTTAGAACCACCGGGTTACTGATGCGACGAAAAAACGCGATAAAAAAATCGGCAGGGCTAACCCTAATTGAACTTTTGGTTACCATTGCCATTATGGGCATTGCGATGAGCATTGGTGTACCTAGTTTAAATACAATGGTAAAAGATAATGGCCTAAGCACCACCTATAACCAAATGGTTGGTTTGACAGCCTATGCGCGGATGCATGCGAGTAAAAGGCACGGCGAAAATATCACGCTATGCAAGTCGGTTAACGGCACGTCTTGCTCTAATGCTTCATCGGGCTTTAAGTTAATCGTTTTTACCGATGCTGGCACGATGGGAAGTATCGATGGAACAGATGTTTTATTGAAACAAGTCGCCATTAATGACACTAAGATCAAGTTGGACTTTAGTGGTTTTAATAATCATAGAATTGTTTTCTTGGCCAGTGGTAAACCTGAAAAAACAGGCTCAATCATGGTTTGTGATGATCGTAGCTCACATATTCACGGCCTTGTCATGAATATGAGCGGCCAGATCCGAAAGGCGACAGCGGCAGAATCATCATGCAGTTAA